In Leptospira perdikensis, the genomic window TTGATGTTTGGATTTCCATTTTCTTTTAATAATTGCACAGCACGTTTCATGACTGGCAAACAAGTATAACTATCTAAACCTTTTTCATAACGGACTGCAGATTCTGTACGGATATTGGTTTTACGAATTGTATAACGAACATCTTCTCTTTTGAAAACGGCTGATTCCATCACTATGTTTTTGGTAGAATCGATCACTGCAGAATCCTTTCCTCCCATCACACCCGCGAGGGCAACAGGGTCTTTTCCATTTTGAATGAGAAGTAGATCTTTTTGAAGTTTTGGAGTTGTATCATCTAACAAAGGGAAGGAGTCACCATCTTTTGATTTTACAACAGAAAAGGATGTGGATTTTAATCTTTCGCGGTCAAAAAAATGTGTGGGTTGCCCAAGCTCTAACAAAAGATAATTGGAAACGTCCACAACGTTATTGATCGAACGAATTCCACATTTTTCGAGTCTAGATTTGATTTTAGTATTCGATGGAGTGATGTTTACATTTTGGATGGAACAAACATAATATGCGTGTGCATTGTCTGTTTTTTCTACGGTTAGTCCTTCATTTCCGGATTCCCATTTTGTATCTGCTTGGAAAGGAAAATCATTCAAAGGCAATTGGAGTTGGGATGCCAGTTCACGTGCAAATCCAAAATGATTCCAAAGGTCTGGCCTATGTGTGATGGATTTATTATCAATCGTGAGAATGGTATCTTCCCATAAAAAAAGTTTGCGAACGGAGATTCCAAGACTGGTGTCAGCGGGAAAAATCAAAACTCCGGAAGATTCTAATGCCAGTCCCAATTCTTTTTCGGAACAATACATCCCTTGGGAACGAACACCCCTAAGCTCCGAATCTAAAATTTCTTTTCCATCTAGTTTGGTTCCTGGAAGCGCCAAAGGAACAATGTCACCTACCTTTACATTGGTGGCGGCTGTGACAATTTGGTATTCCTTGGAACCATCTGTGGCGATGGTTGTTTGCAGTTTTTCCGCATTAGGATGTTTTTCCAGTGATTTGATTTTGACAGTGATAACCGACGATAGGTGGACTTTAAATTCTTCCACATCATCAATTTCGCAAATGGATGTATTAATTTTTTCCAGAACCTTTTCGAACGGAATCTGGGAGAGCGGGGTAAATTCGTTTAACCAATCAACTGAAAGTTTCAAGTGAAATCCTTAATTGATAAAAACGGTGGGAAAGCGAACGGGTCAATCCGAAATTCCAAGTTCTGTCTTCAGAAAATGAAGGCAATCCTCGGAAGTCATCGGTTTGGCAAAATAGAATCCTTGGATGAGGTCAACTCCACTTTCTGCAAGTAATTGCACCTGTTCCTCGGTTTCCGCACCTTCCGCAACCACACTCAAACCAAGGTTATGTGCTAGATTGGAAACAGCATGGATGATGGTCTTGGAATCTTTGTCGGATGTAATCTCCGATACAAAGGAACGGTCAATTTTTAAAGAGGAAATCGGAAGTTTTTTCAAATACCCCAAACTGCTATACCCAGTTCCAAAATCATCAATGGCGATTTTAGCCCCGAGTTTTCGAATCTCTTGCATCGTACGAACGGCAGCATCAGCATTTTCCATGACAGAACTTTCGGTAAGTTCTACTTCTAAATCATGTGGATCCACTTTGAATAGTTTTAAGTTTTCTGCAATGGTTGAGATGAGTCTTTCATGTTTGAACTGTTTGGTGGAGATATTGACCGCCATAGAAACATCGCTGACCCCTTCGTCTTTCCAATAACGCATGGTTTGGATGGCTGATTTGATCACCCATTCCCCAATTGCTAAAATCATTCCTGTTTCTTCAGAGATAGGAATAAAAACGTTCGGAGAGATCAGTCCACGTTCTGGATGACGCCAACGAATGAGAGCTTCTACACCTGTTGGTTTTTTTGTATAAAGATCAATTTTGGGTTGGTACATCAAAGTAAATTGATTTTCAATGATGGCAATCCGCATCCGATTTTCGATTTCTAATCGTTCTGCGACTACGGTTTGGAGTTCTTCTGTAAAAAATACATAACAGTTTTTGCCTTGGGATTTTGCCAAGTTGAGGGCACTGTCTGCATTTTTTAGAAGTGTGTTGGAATCTTTTCCGTCTGTTGGGTATAAGGCGATCCCAACGGAAATATTTACAAAAATTCTTTCTCCATCGATGACAAAAGGATGGGTCATTGCATCCAAAATGGATTCTGAAATGACGGCTGCATCACGTTCGTTCGAAAGATCGGGTAATACAACGGTGAATTCATCTCCACCTTGTCTACTAATCAAATCATACACGCGTATACTTTCTCGAATTCGATAAGCAACTAGTTTGATGATTTTATCTCCAAAGTCATGGCCTCTGGAATCATTGATGATTTTGAAATTATCCAAATCAATTGCAAGAACTCCAACCAGGTTTCCGTGTCTTCTTGCTTCTTCAAAGATAGGAAATAGTTTATCAATAAGAGAGTTACGATTAGGAAGGTTTGTGAGTTGGTCAAAAAATGCCATGTAGGCAATTTTTTCTTCAGCATGCCTTCTTTGTGTGATGTCGAGAAAGGCAACTGCGAGCCCAAAGTTTTCCATAGGAATGGGAGTAGCTAAAATATCGAACCAAGTAATTTTATCTTCTTTGATCAGACCAATTTCCATATTACGAATCACTTCTTTGTGACGAAGGGCCCGCATCAGACTGGAATTTCTTGGATAAATT contains:
- a CDS encoding sensor domain-containing protein, whose product is MKYMQNEPLGSKILSGLTVKSLLAEYPNSFQVLDWEGNFVSVTERFARFLEFEPKEIVGKSIVDFAHEDDKENTKYTFDSLGENPNILNFENRLVTNSKEEVWIIWLLIPLRESKIILGFDRDVTIQKDISFEFLLQQQKYKSIFDNLPMGIAITDEKGKIVETNKTARTYFNIQDGELLNRTLNIRKYTLIQPNGNKIYPRNSSLMRALRHKEVIRNMEIGLIKEDKITWFDILATPIPMENFGLAVAFLDITQRRHAEEKIAYMAFFDQLTNLPNRNSLIDKLFPIFEEARRHGNLVGVLAIDLDNFKIINDSRGHDFGDKIIKLVAYRIRESIRVYDLISRQGGDEFTVVLPDLSNERDAAVISESILDAMTHPFVIDGERIFVNISVGIALYPTDGKDSNTLLKNADSALNLAKSQGKNCYVFFTEELQTVVAERLEIENRMRIAIIENQFTLMYQPKIDLYTKKPTGVEALIRWRHPERGLISPNVFIPISEETGMILAIGEWVIKSAIQTMRYWKDEGVSDVSMAVNISTKQFKHERLISTIAENLKLFKVDPHDLEVELTESSVMENADAAVRTMQEIRKLGAKIAIDDFGTGYSSLGYLKKLPISSLKIDRSFVSEITSDKDSKTIIHAVSNLAHNLGLSVVAEGAETEEQVQLLAESGVDLIQGFYFAKPMTSEDCLHFLKTELGISD